Genomic window (Staphylococcus debuckii):
GTTTAAAAGAAGCTAAAAAACGTGGGAAAGAAGATGTTCAATATAACCGTGATTTCCAAATTGATGAAAGATTTAAAGATATGGGTAAAGGCCGTACTTTTTTCATCAAAACATTTGGTTGCCAAATGAATGCGCATGATACAGAAGTCATGGCAGGTATATTTGAAGCGCTCGGTTATACTTTAGCTGAAGATATTTTGAAAGCAGATGTTATTCTATTGAATACTTGTGCAATTCGTGAAAATGCTGAGAATAAAGTATTCAGTGAAATCGGCAACTTGAAACATTTAAAACGTGACCGCCCAGATTGTTTGATCGGTGTATGCGGTTGCATGTCACAAGAGGAGTCAGTCGTTAATAAAATCTTAAAATCTTACCAAAATGTCGATATGATTTTCGGTACCCATAACATTCATAAATTACCAGAAATCTTAGAAGAAGCTTATATGTCTAAAGCCATGGTCATTGATGTATGGTCTAAAGAAGGCGATGTTATCGAGAATTTACCGAAAGTCCGTGATGATTATTTCAAGGCTTGGGTGAATATTATGTATGGTTGCGATAAATTCTGTACATACTGTATCGTGCCTTTTACAAGAGGGAAAGAACGTAGTCGACGCCCTCAAGATATTATCGACGAAGTGCGTGATTTGGCCCGTCAAGGTTATCAAGAAATCACTTTATTAGGTCAGAACGTTAATTCATACGGTAAAGATTTACAAGATATGGAATACGATTTAGGCGATTTATTCGAAGATATCTCTAAAATAGATATTCCGCGCGTGCGCTTTACTACAAGCCATCCTTGGGACTTTACTGACCATATGATTGAAGTCATTGCTAAAGGCGGCAATATCGTACCGCATATTCACTTGCCAGTTCAATCAGGAAATGATGCGGTCTTAAAAATTATGGGACGTAAATATACGAGAGAAAGTTACTTAGATCTTGTTAACCGTATAAAAACAGCGATTCCTGATGTCGCATTGACAACTGATATCATTGTAGGCTATCCAAATGAAACAGAGGAACAATTCCAAGAAACATTGTCATTATACGATGAAGTTGAATTTGAACATGCTTACACATACTTGTATTCGCAACGTGATGGTACACCTGCTGCACGTATGAAAGATAATGTAGAAAAAGAAGTGAAGAAAGATCGCTTGCAACGCTTGAATCAAAAAGTAGGTTATTATTCAGAACGTGCATTAAAAGGATATGAAGGCCAAGTTGTGACAGTATTATGCGAAGGTAGCAGTAAAAAGGATAATGAAGTCTTAGCAGGTTACACGGATAAAAATAAACTTGTAAACTTCAGAGGTCCGAAAGAAGTTATCGGTAAATTAGTAGATGTTAAAGTCGATGAAGCGAAACAATATTCATTAAACGGTACTTTTTTACATGTTCATGAACCTAGAACGGTGAATGCATAATGCATAACAAAGAAGAAATTTTAGCGGAAGCACACAAGCTGAGCAAACAAATCAAGCGTTTAGATACTGTAAAATATTACCAACGCGTAGAGACTCAAATTCATCGCAACCACCATATTGATGAGTGGATGAAAGATTTAAAGCAAAGACAAAAACAATCCGTTAATTTGCAGAATTACGGAAAAATAGAAGCGTATAAACGAAGTGAAGCAGAGATTGACCAGATTCAAGCTAAAATCGATGCTTTACCGATAGTGACAGAATTCAGAGAAGCCCAATCTGATGCGAATGACTTGTTGCAGATGATGATTAATACGATGGCTGACCGTTTAAACGCTGCACATCAAGATAAATAATCATTTTTAAAAATAGAAAGGGCGTCAATATATGAATGTGAGAAAACTTACTTTAACTTCGATGTTTATAGCGATTAATGTGGTTTTAAGCAGTATTATAGTTATACCATTAGGTCCGATTAAAGCCGCACCGGTTCAACATATGATTAACGTGTTATGTGCGGTATTTGTAGGACCTTGGTATGGATTGGCGCAAGCATTTTTATCTTCAGTCATCCGTATGATATTCGGTACAGGCTCAGCCTTTGCCTTTCCCGGTAGTATGGTGGGAGTATTGCTAGCTAGTTTGTTATACCGTTATCGTAAACATCTATTTATGGCAGCATTTGGTGAAGTCATCGGTACAGGGTTAATCGGAAGCTTTATGTGTATTCCGTTAGCTTGGGTTATCGGATTGCATAGTATCGCAATCAAACCGCTTATGCTGGCATTTATTACTTCTAGTGCGTTAGGTGCTTTTATCAGTTATGTATTATTGATGATATTATTTAAAAAAGGAAAGCTTTCAAGATGGTTGCCTAAAGATTAGTATGAAAGTAAAGAAGGGCTGGGACATAATTATTTCTTGTCCCAGCCCGTTCTTGCCTTAATAAGCAGTTTTATTTTGTGATTGATCTCTTAATTGAATATAGCGATCGATATAATTTGAGAATGCACCATCTACATTTGCATTAATCAAGTTTTTCATTGCAAGTTGCGTATTGGCAGTATAAGGATGAACAAGTAAGCCATGTTGATGCAATCGTTCAACTTGTGCCGGTGTAGCATCATGATATTCAGGACCCACTCCGCGTGCATAAGAAGCGATATAATTTAAATCTGCATCAGAATATTGCGGTAGTTGCAATGCATCTGTTAATTGAATCAGTGGTACATTAGGATTTAACTTTTTCATTTTCAATAAACTTTCTTGAGAGAATGATTGGATGACCACTTGACCATTTCGTAATTTGTCTGGCGTCATCATACCGTGTTTGTTTAAAGTCTTTAATAGTTTTTCTTCCATACCCGGATACACATTCGGTGATTTGGTTTCAATATAGTAATTAGTATTTGAACCATAACGTTTCAAGATTTCATCTAAAGTAGGAATTTTAGCCCCCGCATATTTAGGATTCGCATATTGTGGATTTTTTTGGTTAAACCAACTGCCGACATCCATTTTTTTCAATTGCGCAGTTGTGTAATTTTTAACTGGACCATGGTACTTGCCGCCTGTAGTTCGATCCACTGTTTCATCATGCATCGCAATTAAATTGCCATCTTTGGTCATTTGCAAATCTAATTCTATGTAATCTGCGTGCAAATCGTTTTTGGCTTTATCATAAGCAAAGAAAGTATGCTCGGGTGCATAACCGCTTGCGCCTCGATGTGCAATGGCTACGTTTCTATCAAGCACATTTTTATTTTGCTCCTGATTTGTATGGGCTGCAGAAGAGTTATCCGGTGAGACGGGACCTGTTCCGCCACCGCTGGCTAATGCACTTTGCACGCCTGCAAGAATAGTTGTTGAAAGTATTGCTGATGTTAATAAAGTTTTACCTAATTTCATCTTGAATCCCCATCTCCTTTTTAAAATCTAAGATTAATATAACAAAAGTCTATATACAATATTTTAGTTTTAACTATAAATACATATAAATTTACTACATATTAAAAATAGATTAACTTGCTTAGCAATTTTGTTTTTTCAAGTATACCATGAAAATGAGAAACTCGTATGCAAAGATAGAATTTGTTAAAATAGATGAGTTAAGAGAAAAGCAATTCACATTGTTTGCGTAAATCAACGAAAATGTATAAAATATATTAAATTAAAAAAGAATTAAACCGATAATAGAAGGAATGATTAAGAATCATGACAAATGTAACGCCGATGATGCAGCAATATTTAAAGATTAAATCACAATATCAAGACTGCTTGTTATTTTTCAGATTAGGCGATTTTTACGAAATGTTTTTCGAAGATGCGAAAGAAGCTTCTAGAGTCTTAGAAATTACACTGACCAAGCGTGACGCGAAAAAAGAAAACCCGATTCCAATGTGCGGAGTGCCTTATCATTCAGCGGAAAGTTATATCGAAACTTTAATCAATGAAGGTTATAAAGTCGCTATTTGTGAGCAAATGGAAGATCCGAAAACCACTAAAGGAATGGTTAAAAGAGAAGTTATCCGTGTCGTTACACCTGGGACTATTATGAACCAGGGCGGTATGGATGAAAAACAAAATAATTATATCTTAAGTTTTATTAAAGAAGGCTCAGCTATCGCGCTCAGTTATTGCGATGTATCAACAGGTGAGTTGAAAGTCACTCAATTCAGCGATGAAAGCATGTTGTTAAATGAGATTACGACCATTAACCCGAATGAAATTGTGACTGCAGAACAAGTCAGCGATGCGTTGAAACAACAAATGAGCTTAGCAACTGAAACGATTACTGTTGTGGACGAAATCAGTCACGAAATGTATGAAGTGAACCAAATAGAAGATACCTTGATGCATCAGGCTGTACAGTTGCTCCTAGATTATATTCATCATACGCAAAAACGCAGCTTGAATCATATTGAAGCAGCACAAGCATATGAGGCAGTAGATTACATGAAAATGGATTACTACGCCAAACGTAATCTCGAACTGACAGAAAGTATCCGCTTGAAGTCTAAAAAGGGAACTTTATTGTGGTTGATGGATGAAACGAAAACACCGATGGGAGCACGTCGTCTTAAACAATGGATTGACCGTCCATTGATTTACAAACAAGCAATCAACGAACGTTTAGATGCAGTTTCTCAACTGATTGATCGCTTCATCGAGCGCGATACCCTCCGCAACTACTTAAATCAAGTTTATGATATTGAACGTCTTGTCGGACGTGTGAGTTACGGAAACGTCAATGCAAGAGATTTAATTCAATTGAAACATTCTATTGCGGAGATTCCTAATATCAAAGCATTACTGGATGACTTTGATGAGGAATTACCTGAACAATTCCGCCAGTTAGAACCCTTAAATGATTTGCTCGATTTACTGGAACAAAGTTTAGTAGAAGAACCGCCGATTTCAGTTAAAGATGGCGGCCTATTCAAGCAAGGTTTCAATACACAGCTAGATGAATACTTAGAGGCTTCAGTCAACGGTAAACAATGGTTGGCGCAACTGCAAGCCAAAGAAAGAGAACGTACGGGTATTAAATCGCTTAAAATCAGTTTCAATAAAGTGTTTGGTTACTTTATTGAAATTACCCGTGCTAATTTAAATGGTTTTGAACCAGCAGACTATGGTTATAATCGCAAACAAACACTTTCTAATGCTGAACGTTTTATTACTGATGAATTGAAAGAAAAAGAAGACATCATTTTAGGGGCAGAAGATAAAGCGGTCGAACTAGAATACCAACTTTTTGCGAAATTGAGAGAAGAGGTTAAAGCCTATACTGAGCGCTTGCAGAAACAAGCGAAGCTCATTTCAGAGATTGATTGCCTGCAAAGCTTTGCAGAAATTGCGCAAAAATATAATTATGTACGACCTGAATTCAGTGATGATAAAACATTGGACCTTGTCGATTCACGACACCCAGTGGTTGAACGGGTCATGGATTATAATGATTATGTACCCAATGATTGCCGTCTTGATCAAGAAGATTTTATTTATTTGATTACTGGACCTAACATGTCAGGTAAATCTACGTACATGCGCCAAGTAGCCATTATCAGTATTATGGCGCAAATGGGAGCTTATGTACCATGTGGCTCTGCGATTTTGCCGGTATTCGACCAAATATTTACACGTATCGGTGCAGCAGACGACTTAGTCTCCGGTAAAAGTACTTTTATGGTAGAGATGTTGGAAGCACAAAAAGCCTTGACTTATGCTACAGCAGACAGCTTGATTATTTTTGATGAAATCGGTCGAGGAACTTCTACCTTTGATGGTTTGGCGCTGGCTCAAGCGATGATCGAATATGTAGCTGAGACTTCACACGCCAAGACTTTATTTTCTACTCATTACCATGAATTGACTGCTCTGGATCAATCTCTTGCATGTCTGAAGAATGTGCATGTCGCAGCAAATGAATATCAAGGGGAATTAATCTTCTTGCACAAAGTCAAAGATGGCGCAGTAGATGACAGCTACGGAATCCAAGTGGCGAAGCTGGCAGACCTGCCTGATCAAGTCATTGAGCGCGCGCAAGTCATTCTAGATGCCTTTGAAGAAAAGGATGCACCACACCCGCAAATCAGTCATTTACCATCCCAAAAAGAATCCGTCGTCAAAGAACCAGAAACAGAAGCGCTTCAACATGAAAAAGAACCCGAGAGTGAACAGTTCCAACAAGGCACATTCGATTTATTTGAAACACCGCCTGCAGAAAGTGAAATTGAAGCAGAATTGAAGAAAATCAACATTTCTAATATGACACCGCTTCAAGCACTCAACAAACTCAGCGAACTTCAAAACCAACTAAAATAAGAGGTGAGAAATCATGGGCAACATTAAAGAATTACAAACTTCACTCGCTAACAAAATAGCAGCAGGTGAAGTAGTAGAAAGACCAGGCTCTGTCGTCAAAGAGTTATTGGAAAATGCCCTTGATGCTAAAGCAACCGAAATTAATATAGAAATCAAACAATCCGGCATCGAATCTATACGCGTAGTGGATAACGGAACAGGAATCGAAGAAGATGACCTGCATCTCGTCTTCCATCGACATGCAACAAGCAAATTGCATGAAGACAGCGATTTATTCCATATTCGGACGCTAGGCTTTCGTGGTGAAGCCTTGGCCAGTATTTCATCCGTCGCAAAGGTAACATTGCAGACATGTACAGACGGACAAAGTGGTCATGAAATTTATGCAGAAGACGGAGCAATTCTAAAACAGAAACCTGCCAAAGCCAAAAAAGGTACAGACATTCTCGTCGAATCACTCTTCTACAATACACCCGCACGCTTGAAATACGTGAAAAGTCTTTATACCGAACTTGGCAAAATCACCGACATCGTCAACCGCATGGCCATGAGCCATCCTAGTGTCCGCT
Coding sequences:
- the miaB gene encoding tRNA (N6-isopentenyl adenosine(37)-C2)-methylthiotransferase MiaB, with product MNEEQRKAGSLDVIAQRNKKEKDYSQYFETVYQPPSLKEAKKRGKEDVQYNRDFQIDERFKDMGKGRTFFIKTFGCQMNAHDTEVMAGIFEALGYTLAEDILKADVILLNTCAIRENAENKVFSEIGNLKHLKRDRPDCLIGVCGCMSQEESVVNKILKSYQNVDMIFGTHNIHKLPEILEEAYMSKAMVIDVWSKEGDVIENLPKVRDDYFKAWVNIMYGCDKFCTYCIVPFTRGKERSRRPQDIIDEVRDLARQGYQEITLLGQNVNSYGKDLQDMEYDLGDLFEDISKIDIPRVRFTTSHPWDFTDHMIEVIAKGGNIVPHIHLPVQSGNDAVLKIMGRKYTRESYLDLVNRIKTAIPDVALTTDIIVGYPNETEEQFQETLSLYDEVEFEHAYTYLYSQRDGTPAARMKDNVEKEVKKDRLQRLNQKVGYYSERALKGYEGQVVTVLCEGSSKKDNEVLAGYTDKNKLVNFRGPKEVIGKLVDVKVDEAKQYSLNGTFLHVHEPRTVNA
- a CDS encoding RicAFT regulatory complex protein RicA family protein; its protein translation is MHNKEEILAEAHKLSKQIKRLDTVKYYQRVETQIHRNHHIDEWMKDLKQRQKQSVNLQNYGKIEAYKRSEAEIDQIQAKIDALPIVTEFREAQSDANDLLQMMINTMADRLNAAHQDK
- the thiW gene encoding energy coupling factor transporter S component ThiW — encoded protein: MNVRKLTLTSMFIAINVVLSSIIVIPLGPIKAAPVQHMINVLCAVFVGPWYGLAQAFLSSVIRMIFGTGSAFAFPGSMVGVLLASLLYRYRKHLFMAAFGEVIGTGLIGSFMCIPLAWVIGLHSIAIKPLMLAFITSSALGAFISYVLLMILFKKGKLSRWLPKD
- a CDS encoding glycerophosphodiester phosphodiesterase, which produces MKLGKTLLTSAILSTTILAGVQSALASGGGTGPVSPDNSSAAHTNQEQNKNVLDRNVAIAHRGASGYAPEHTFFAYDKAKNDLHADYIELDLQMTKDGNLIAMHDETVDRTTGGKYHGPVKNYTTAQLKKMDVGSWFNQKNPQYANPKYAGAKIPTLDEILKRYGSNTNYYIETKSPNVYPGMEEKLLKTLNKHGMMTPDKLRNGQVVIQSFSQESLLKMKKLNPNVPLIQLTDALQLPQYSDADLNYIASYARGVGPEYHDATPAQVERLHQHGLLVHPYTANTQLAMKNLINANVDGAFSNYIDRYIQLRDQSQNKTAY
- the mutS gene encoding DNA mismatch repair protein MutS, which translates into the protein MTNVTPMMQQYLKIKSQYQDCLLFFRLGDFYEMFFEDAKEASRVLEITLTKRDAKKENPIPMCGVPYHSAESYIETLINEGYKVAICEQMEDPKTTKGMVKREVIRVVTPGTIMNQGGMDEKQNNYILSFIKEGSAIALSYCDVSTGELKVTQFSDESMLLNEITTINPNEIVTAEQVSDALKQQMSLATETITVVDEISHEMYEVNQIEDTLMHQAVQLLLDYIHHTQKRSLNHIEAAQAYEAVDYMKMDYYAKRNLELTESIRLKSKKGTLLWLMDETKTPMGARRLKQWIDRPLIYKQAINERLDAVSQLIDRFIERDTLRNYLNQVYDIERLVGRVSYGNVNARDLIQLKHSIAEIPNIKALLDDFDEELPEQFRQLEPLNDLLDLLEQSLVEEPPISVKDGGLFKQGFNTQLDEYLEASVNGKQWLAQLQAKERERTGIKSLKISFNKVFGYFIEITRANLNGFEPADYGYNRKQTLSNAERFITDELKEKEDIILGAEDKAVELEYQLFAKLREEVKAYTERLQKQAKLISEIDCLQSFAEIAQKYNYVRPEFSDDKTLDLVDSRHPVVERVMDYNDYVPNDCRLDQEDFIYLITGPNMSGKSTYMRQVAIISIMAQMGAYVPCGSAILPVFDQIFTRIGAADDLVSGKSTFMVEMLEAQKALTYATADSLIIFDEIGRGTSTFDGLALAQAMIEYVAETSHAKTLFSTHYHELTALDQSLACLKNVHVAANEYQGELIFLHKVKDGAVDDSYGIQVAKLADLPDQVIERAQVILDAFEEKDAPHPQISHLPSQKESVVKEPETEALQHEKEPESEQFQQGTFDLFETPPAESEIEAELKKINISNMTPLQALNKLSELQNQLK